In Nocardia yunnanensis, one DNA window encodes the following:
- a CDS encoding GuaB3 family IMP dehydrogenase-related protein, whose product MRDMVEIGMGRTARRTYELDDIDIVPSRRTRSSKQVSLAWQLDAYRFEIPFLAHPTDALVSPSFAIELGKAGGLGVINGEGLWARHADVDARIQQLIAVGEKEGTEAAVALLQELHAAPMQPDLLAAAVAQVRAAGVTTAVRVSPQNARTLTPALVQAGIDLLVVHGTIISAEHVGDGEPLNLKTFIAELDVPVVAGGVSDHRTALHLMRTGAAGVIVGYGSMQGATTTGEVLGIGVPMATAIADAAAARRDYLDETGGRYVHVIADGETLSSGHIAKAIACGADAVMLGVPLAMAQETPGHGWYWPSAAAHPSVPRGAVLPYAIEEERVPLAQVLNGPSNDPFGSLNLVGGLRRSMAKTGYCDLKEFQKVGLNVRG is encoded by the coding sequence ATGCGCGATATGGTCGAGATCGGCATGGGCCGGACGGCTCGGCGCACCTACGAGCTGGACGATATCGACATCGTGCCCTCGCGGCGGACCCGCTCGTCCAAGCAGGTGTCGCTGGCGTGGCAGCTGGACGCCTACCGCTTCGAGATCCCCTTCCTGGCGCATCCGACCGATGCGCTGGTGTCGCCGTCGTTCGCCATCGAGCTGGGCAAGGCCGGCGGGCTGGGCGTCATCAACGGCGAGGGCCTGTGGGCCCGGCACGCCGATGTGGACGCCCGGATCCAGCAGCTGATCGCGGTCGGTGAGAAGGAGGGCACCGAAGCGGCGGTGGCGCTGCTGCAGGAACTGCACGCCGCGCCGATGCAGCCGGATCTGCTGGCGGCCGCGGTCGCGCAGGTGCGCGCGGCCGGTGTCACCACCGCGGTGCGGGTCAGCCCGCAGAACGCGCGGACGCTGACGCCCGCGCTCGTGCAGGCCGGCATCGATCTGCTGGTGGTGCACGGCACCATCATCTCCGCCGAGCACGTGGGCGACGGAGAACCGTTGAACCTCAAGACCTTCATCGCCGAGCTGGATGTGCCGGTGGTCGCGGGCGGCGTGTCCGATCACCGCACCGCGCTGCACCTCATGCGCACCGGCGCGGCGGGCGTCATCGTCGGCTACGGCTCGATGCAGGGCGCGACCACCACCGGTGAGGTGCTCGGCATCGGCGTGCCGATGGCCACCGCCATCGCCGACGCCGCCGCGGCGCGTCGCGACTACCTCGACGAGACCGGCGGCCGGTACGTGCACGTCATCGCCGACGGCGAGACGCTGAGCTCCGGGCACATCGCCAAGGCGATCGCCTGCGGTGCGGACGCGGTCATGCTGGGCGTGCCGCTGGCCATGGCGCAGGAGACCCCCGGCCACGGCTGGTACTGGCCCTCGGCCGCCGCTCACCCGTCGGTGCCGCGCGGCGCGGTGCTGCCGTACGCCATCGAGGAGGAGCGCGTGCCGCTGGCCCAGGTCCTCAACGGCCCCTCCAACGATCCGTTCGGCTCGCTGAACCTCGTTGGCGGCCTGCGTCGTTCGATGGCCAAGACCGGCTACTGCGACCTCAAGGAATTCCAAAAGGTCGGTTTGAACGTCCGCGGGTAG
- the guaA gene encoding glutamine-hydrolyzing GMP synthase, with amino-acid sequence MADTQRPVLVVDFGAQYAQLIARRVREASVYSEVVPHTITVEEIAERKPLAVILSGGPSSVYADGAPQLDARLFDLELPVFGICYGFQAMAQALGGTVSHTGTREYGRTELSVDGGILHGGLPTRQPVWMSHGDAVTDAPAGFEVTATSAGAPVAAFEDRARKLAGVQYHPEVLHSPHGQQVLSRFLHEIAGIPGAWTASNIAEALVKQVREQVGDGHAICGLSGGVDSAVAAALVQRAIGDRLTCVFVDHGLLRAGEREQVQRDFVAATGAKLVTVDAVEKFLGELKGVTDPEEKRKIIGREFIRSFEDAVSEVVGEQGETKVEFLVQGTLYPDVVESGGGAGTANIKSHHNVGGLPDDLEFALVEPLRLLFKDEVRAVGRELGLPEEIVARQPFPGPGLAIRIIGEVTHDRLELLRQADAIAREELTAAGLDKSIWQCPVVLLADVRSVGVQGDGRTYGHPIVLRPVSSEDAMTADWTRLPYEVLERISTRITNEVAEVNRVVLDVTSKPPGTIEWE; translated from the coding sequence GTGGCAGATACCCAGCGACCAGTCCTTGTCGTCGACTTCGGCGCGCAGTACGCGCAGTTGATCGCGCGCCGGGTGCGCGAGGCGAGCGTGTATTCCGAAGTGGTTCCGCACACGATCACCGTGGAGGAGATCGCGGAGCGCAAGCCGCTCGCGGTGATTCTCTCCGGCGGCCCGAGCAGCGTGTACGCCGACGGCGCGCCGCAGCTGGACGCGCGGCTGTTCGATCTGGAGCTGCCGGTCTTCGGCATCTGCTACGGCTTCCAGGCCATGGCGCAGGCGCTCGGTGGCACGGTGTCGCACACCGGGACTCGCGAATACGGCCGCACCGAGTTGAGCGTGGACGGCGGCATCCTGCACGGCGGTCTGCCGACTCGGCAGCCGGTGTGGATGAGCCACGGCGACGCCGTCACCGACGCCCCGGCCGGGTTCGAGGTGACCGCGACCTCCGCGGGCGCGCCGGTCGCCGCGTTCGAGGATCGGGCGCGCAAGCTCGCGGGTGTGCAGTACCACCCGGAGGTGCTGCACTCGCCGCACGGCCAGCAGGTGCTGAGCCGGTTCCTGCACGAGATCGCCGGGATCCCGGGCGCGTGGACCGCGTCCAATATCGCCGAGGCGCTGGTCAAGCAGGTGCGCGAGCAGGTCGGCGACGGGCACGCGATCTGCGGTCTGTCCGGCGGCGTGGACTCGGCGGTGGCGGCGGCGCTGGTGCAGCGGGCCATCGGTGATCGTCTCACCTGCGTGTTCGTCGATCACGGTCTGCTGCGGGCGGGCGAGCGTGAGCAGGTGCAGCGGGATTTCGTCGCCGCGACCGGGGCCAAGCTGGTCACCGTCGACGCGGTCGAGAAATTCCTGGGTGAGCTGAAGGGCGTCACCGATCCGGAGGAGAAGCGCAAGATCATCGGCCGGGAGTTCATCCGGTCCTTCGAGGACGCGGTCTCCGAGGTGGTCGGCGAGCAGGGCGAGACGAAGGTCGAGTTCCTGGTCCAGGGCACCCTCTACCCGGATGTCGTCGAGTCCGGCGGCGGCGCGGGCACCGCGAACATCAAGTCGCACCACAATGTCGGCGGTCTGCCGGACGATCTGGAGTTCGCTCTGGTCGAGCCGCTGCGGCTGCTGTTCAAGGACGAGGTGCGCGCGGTCGGCCGCGAACTGGGCCTGCCCGAGGAAATCGTTGCGCGCCAGCCGTTCCCGGGTCCGGGCCTGGCCATCCGCATCATCGGCGAGGTCACCCACGACCGGCTCGAGCTGCTGCGTCAGGCGGATGCCATTGCGCGCGAGGAGCTTACGGCCGCCGGCCTGGACAAGTCGATCTGGCAGTGCCCGGTGGTGCTGCTGGCGGATGTCCGCAGCGTCGGCGTGCAGGGCGACGGCCGCACCTACGGCCACCCGATCGTGCTGCGCCCGGTGTCCTCCGAGGACGCCATGACCGCGGACTGGACCCGCCTGCCCTACGAGGTGCTCGAGCGCATCTCCACCCGCATCACCAACGAGGTGGCGGAGGTCAACCGCGTCGTGCTCGACGTGACGAGCAAGCCGCCGGGCACCATCGAATGGGAGTGA
- a CDS encoding alpha/beta fold hydrolase gives MPFARAIDAEIHYEDSGGEGPVVLLGHEFLMDRTMFASQQAALTPEFRIVTWDARGHGRTRDEGLPFTYWTSARDALTVLDQLGVERAVVGGISQGGFIALRTALLAPDRVAALILLSSEAHEPTPAELTNARRFLDKWYEDGPRPALAEHLARFLIGDDDWYRAVWVKRWLARDPNATEVAAGALLGRDSVLDRLPEITCPTLVIHPTRSGVPRAHARELADRLPDARYLEIDGARQTVNMTHPVAVNTAIREFLRDLAISRSTPQTGLRR, from the coding sequence GTGCCATTCGCCCGTGCGATCGATGCCGAGATCCACTACGAGGACAGCGGGGGCGAGGGTCCGGTGGTGTTGCTGGGGCACGAATTCCTCATGGACCGAACGATGTTCGCGTCGCAGCAGGCGGCGCTGACTCCGGAGTTCCGAATCGTGACCTGGGACGCGCGCGGGCACGGCCGCACCCGCGACGAGGGGCTGCCGTTCACGTACTGGACCTCCGCCCGGGACGCGCTGACCGTCTTGGATCAGCTCGGCGTGGAACGCGCCGTGGTGGGCGGGATCTCGCAGGGCGGCTTCATCGCCCTGCGCACCGCGCTGCTGGCCCCCGACCGCGTCGCCGCCCTCATCCTGCTCAGCAGTGAGGCACACGAGCCGACGCCGGCCGAACTCACCAATGCCCGCAGGTTTTTGGACAAATGGTACGAAGACGGCCCGCGTCCGGCACTCGCCGAACACCTGGCCCGGTTCCTCATCGGCGACGACGACTGGTATCGCGCCGTCTGGGTTAAACGCTGGCTCGCCCGCGACCCCAACGCCACCGAGGTGGCCGCCGGCGCCCTCCTGGGCCGCGACTCCGTCCTGGACCGACTACCCGAAATCACCTGTCCCACTTTGGTCATCCACCCCACCCGCTCCGGCGTCCCCCGCGCCCACGCCCGCGAGTTGGCCGACCGCCTCCCCGACGCCCGTTACCTCGAAATCGACGGCGCCCGCCAAACGGTGAACATGACCCACCCGGTAGCGGTGAACACCGCCATCCGAGAGTTCCTCCGCGACCTGGCGATTTCGCGCTCCACCCCCCAAACCGGCCTGCGCCGCTGA
- a CDS encoding PspC domain-containing protein: protein MTRTSDWSKSAGRTGFSDQLHDLWQTRPMRFPKDGPVAGVAVGFGRRYNVDPVLVRVAFVVSAVFGGAGIVLYLAAWLLLNQAGDQASAAESLFGRGRSSHSSSKTIVLMVALGIAVSTMGPVGIGLGGSGVIGFFLMMVGWWLLYQRQTQPPATYFEQAAASDILNTGYPGTTNPFWTGYPGTNAVTFQTYGPYTTLPDHYEPDPNRAPEPAAAQDMSQTGEAVTEVIETRYAPASSVADTVVLHKSDAESSAPVDLTKHETPPADTDTASQRSGDTEPPGADLANPPVLHRIPSTVDRPRTGFGPAPISPDFGPTPPGWDPLGVAPLAWDLPEPGAPLRQQTAVQAPPRRPRSRLTPVTIGLAILAAAAAGSVAASGVDWMTPGRIGAAALAVLALGLVIGAFLRRGHGLMVLLAPLAGFVILASLIGPIEFDKGAMGDHTWSAATASELLPEYHVSMGSGTLDLRNLQLTEDRAVTLKVRMGDARVDLPPTLRVNTICNVRMGDSNCQRGLTGPATGPVLNLTVDVQMGNAEVNRG, encoded by the coding sequence ATGACGAGAACGAGCGACTGGTCCAAGAGCGCCGGGCGTACCGGCTTCTCCGATCAGCTTCACGATCTGTGGCAGACCCGGCCGATGCGCTTCCCGAAGGACGGCCCGGTCGCGGGCGTGGCCGTCGGCTTCGGCCGCCGCTACAACGTGGACCCCGTGCTGGTGCGGGTGGCGTTCGTGGTGTCGGCGGTGTTCGGCGGCGCGGGCATCGTGCTCTATCTGGCCGCCTGGCTGCTGCTCAATCAGGCCGGAGACCAGGCTTCCGCCGCCGAATCGCTGTTCGGCCGCGGCCGGTCCTCGCATTCCTCGTCCAAGACCATCGTGCTCATGGTGGCGTTGGGGATCGCCGTGAGCACGATGGGTCCCGTCGGCATCGGGCTCGGCGGTTCCGGGGTCATCGGGTTCTTCCTCATGATGGTCGGCTGGTGGCTGCTGTATCAGCGCCAAACCCAGCCGCCGGCAACCTATTTCGAACAGGCCGCCGCCAGCGACATCCTCAACACCGGATACCCGGGCACCACCAACCCGTTCTGGACCGGATACCCCGGCACCAACGCGGTCACCTTCCAGACCTACGGGCCGTACACGACCCTGCCCGACCACTACGAGCCGGACCCGAACCGCGCACCCGAACCCGCTGCGGCGCAGGATATGTCGCAGACCGGCGAGGCCGTGACCGAGGTGATCGAAACCCGCTACGCGCCCGCCTCGTCGGTGGCCGACACCGTCGTCCTGCACAAGTCGGATGCGGAAAGCTCGGCACCCGTCGACCTCACCAAGCACGAGACACCGCCAGCCGACACCGACACGGCGAGCCAGCGCTCCGGCGACACGGAACCTCCCGGCGCAGACCTCGCCAATCCCCCGGTCCTGCATCGCATTCCGTCCACCGTCGACCGTCCCCGCACCGGGTTCGGCCCCGCCCCGATCTCCCCCGACTTCGGCCCCACCCCGCCCGGCTGGGACCCGCTCGGCGTCGCCCCGCTCGCCTGGGACCTGCCCGAACCGGGCGCGCCGCTACGCCAGCAGACCGCGGTCCAGGCGCCCCCGCGCCGTCCCCGTTCCCGGCTGACCCCCGTCACCATCGGCCTGGCCATTCTGGCCGCCGCCGCGGCGGGTTCCGTGGCCGCCTCCGGGGTGGACTGGATGACGCCGGGCCGCATCGGCGCCGCCGCCCTCGCCGTCCTCGCGCTCGGCCTCGTCATCGGCGCGTTCCTGCGCCGCGGGCACGGCCTGATGGTGCTGCTGGCCCCGCTGGCCGGCTTCGTCATCCTGGCCTCGCTGATCGGCCCCATCGAATTCGACAAGGGCGCGATGGGCGACCACACCTGGTCCGCCGCAACGGCTTCCGAGCTGCTGCCGGAATATCACGTCAGCATGGGCTCGGGCACGCTGGACCTGCGCAACCTGCAGCTCACCGAGGACCGCGCCGTCACGCTGAAGGTCCGCATGGGCGACGCCCGCGTCGACCTGCCGCCCACCCTGCGAGTGAACACGATATGCAATGTCCGCATGGGAGATTCGAACTGCCAGCGCGGACTGACCGGCCCGGCGACGGGCCCCGTCCTGAACCTGACCGTCGACGTGCAGATGGGAAACGCGGAGGTGAACCGTGGCTGA